The following coding sequences are from one Eucalyptus grandis isolate ANBG69807.140 chromosome 11, ASM1654582v1, whole genome shotgun sequence window:
- the LOC104427748 gene encoding stearoyl-[acyl-carrier-protein] 9-desaturase, chloroplastic-like, protein MAVHVATFLSSKPMKSLSFNLPSIANPSHRSPKCMSSNLGSGSKSMENVKKPFLPHRKTHVQVTHSMPYEKIEIFKSMEEWAEKNVLVHLKPVENCWQPQDFLPDATSDGFEEQVKELRERARDIRDDYFVSLVGSMITEEALPTYQTMLNTLDGVRDETGSSLTPWAVWTRAWTAEENRHGDLLNKYLYLSGRVDMKRIEKTIQYLIGAGMDPRTENNPYLFFIYTSFQERATSISHGNTGRLAKAHGEMKLAQICGMIASDEKRHEAAYTKIMEKLFEIDPDGTVLALADMMRKRITMPGHLMYDGYDDNIFSHYSAVVQRLGVYTAKDYADVLEFLMGRWKVENLTGLSAEGRKAQEYVCCLVPKIRRLEERASERAEEALTIPFSWISDRQVKL, encoded by the exons ATGGCTGTCCACGTTGCTACATTTCTCAGTTCTAAACCCATGAAGTCACTTTCCTTTAATTTGCCTTCGATCGCCAATCCCAGCCACAGATCTCCCAAGTGCATGTCCTCCAATCTTGGCTCTGGCTCAA AATCCATGGAGAACGTCAAGAAGCCTTTTCTTCCTCACAGGAAGACACATGTTCAGGTaacccattccatgccatacgaAAAGATCGAAATATTCAAATCCATGGAGGAATGGGCTGAGAAGAATGTACTGGTTCACTTGAAACCTGTCGAGAATTGTTGGCAACCACAAGACTTTTTGCCGGATGCAACATCAGATGGATTTGAAGAACAAGTTAAGGAACTTAGGGAGAGGGCTAGGGATATCCGTGATGActactttgtttctttggttgGAAGCATGATAACAGAAGAAGCCCTTCCGACTTATCAGACAATGCTTAATACGCTGGATGGAGTTAGAGACGAGACAGGTTCGAGCCTAACACCTTGGGCCGTTTGGACAAGGGCATGGACTGCGGAGGAGAACAGACACGGTGACCTCCTAAACAAGTACTTGTACCTGTCTGGACGAGTGGACATGAAGCGAATTGAGAAAACGATTCAGTATCTAATCGGGGCGGGGATG GATCCTCGAACGGAAAACAATCCCTATCTCTTCTTCATATACACTTCATTTCAAGAAAGAGCAACATCTATTTCTCATGGAAACACAGGCAGGCTTGCTAAGGCACATGGGGAAATGAAATTGGCTCAAATTTGCGGTATGATTGCATCAGATGAGAAGCGTCATGAAGCAGCCTATACAAAAATCATGGAGAAGCTCTTCGAGATCGATCCAGATGGCACTGTCTTGGCACTTGCCGACATGATGAGAAAGAGAATCACTATGCCAGGTCATTTGATGTATGATGGTTATGATGACAACATTTTCTCCCATTACTCAGCTGTTGTGCAGAGGCTCGGTGTTTACACAGCGAAGGACTATGCAGATGTCCTGGAGTTTCTTATGGGAAGGTGGAAGGTGGAGAATCTGACTGGACTTTCAGCAGAGGGAAGAAAAGCCCAGGAATATGTCTGTTGTTTAGTACCAAAAATTAGAAGGCTGGAGGAGAGAGCTTCGGAAAGGGCCGAGGAAGCACTCACTATTCCCTTCAGCTGGATTTCTGATAGACAAGTGAAGCTTTAG